The Saccharomonospora glauca K62 genome has a segment encoding these proteins:
- a CDS encoding endonuclease/exonuclease/phosphatase family protein: MLTQRVVSDPFRVRRFASPLGVIAAVVALLLTTLPTPASAATASAAVLRVMSYNIHTGIGVDGRLDLGRTAATIRAARADVVALQEVDVYWADRSDYADQVAELARLTGMSAYFAPIYDLDPEPGHTKRRRYGVAVLSRHPILSATNHEITRWSTVDPDAEPRPAPGFAEVVVSVRGTLVHIYNTHLDFRPDPTVRRQQVEETVDVLRRDPPGARQVLFGDFNAEPDAPELAPLFTYARDAWGARDGGLTFPADEPVKRIDYVTVAGPVRVLNASVPAATASDHRPVVATLLLR, translated from the coding sequence ATGTTGACCCAACGTGTCGTTTCCGATCCGTTCCGTGTCCGGCGGTTCGCGTCGCCGCTCGGGGTGATCGCGGCGGTCGTGGCGCTCCTGCTGACTACTCTCCCCACGCCCGCGTCGGCGGCGACCGCCTCCGCCGCGGTGCTGCGCGTGATGAGCTACAACATCCACACCGGCATCGGGGTGGACGGCCGCCTCGATCTCGGACGAACCGCCGCCACGATCCGCGCCGCCCGAGCCGACGTCGTGGCGCTGCAGGAGGTCGACGTCTACTGGGCCGACCGCAGCGACTACGCCGACCAGGTCGCCGAGCTGGCCCGGCTGACGGGCATGTCCGCCTACTTCGCACCGATCTACGACCTCGACCCGGAGCCGGGGCACACGAAGCGGCGCCGTTACGGCGTGGCCGTGTTGAGCCGCCACCCGATCCTGTCGGCGACCAACCACGAGATCACCCGTTGGTCCACCGTGGACCCGGACGCCGAACCGCGGCCCGCGCCGGGCTTCGCCGAGGTCGTCGTGTCGGTCCGGGGCACGCTCGTCCACATCTACAACACCCACCTGGACTTCCGGCCCGATCCCACGGTGCGGCGGCAGCAGGTGGAGGAGACGGTGGACGTGCTGCGTCGGGACCCACCGGGCGCGCGCCAGGTGCTGTTCGGCGACTTCAACGCCGAACCCGACGCTCCGGAGCTGGCGCCGTTGTTCACCTACGCGCGTGACGCCTGGGGTGCTCGGGACGGCGGGCTCACCTTCCCGGCCGACGAGCCGGTGAAGCGGATCGACTACGTGACCGTGGCCGGTCCGGTGCGGGTTTTGAACGCGTCCGTGCCCGCCGCGACGGCGTCGGACCACCGGCCCGTGGTGGCCACCCTGCTGCTGCGCTGA
- a CDS encoding serine/threonine-protein kinase: MGIVWRAIDERLERSVAVKQIIAQPGLSEAERDTMRQRAMREARNAARFQHPNAIVVFDIAEHEGDPCLVMEYLPSRSLSAILVEHETLPVPEVARIGEQVASALIAAHRAGIVHRDIKPGNILIDDNGVCKITDFGISRATGDLTLTQTGLIGGTPAYLAPELARGADPKPSSDVFALGATLYHAIEGVPPYGDNTNQLALLYAAASGKINPPQQAGPATALLMRLLSPEPEDRPSMTEARDKLAQLASGQSNVATAIAPPPAPKEQTREMAATPAAPASPPPWRRDKSPEPVPQTPAGSAAPAPASASAAPGDPSEGGTRKNLIFGAAAVVVLVVAAGLVIVLTNSGDETPPPAGPSTSQSSSAAPSSAPPTTASNTGGNVAWGSAGQLVVDYFGDPADEWNLLHPSVQALWPNEDAYEEYWESKDVQYAKRATAYKHANNEDGSVDISVIVVTGGGEQLVYVRVVDQGGKLLIGSDPRLENNQQL; this comes from the coding sequence ATGGGCATCGTGTGGCGTGCGATCGACGAGCGCCTCGAACGCTCCGTTGCCGTGAAACAGATCATCGCGCAACCCGGCCTCTCCGAGGCCGAGCGCGACACCATGCGACAGCGCGCCATGCGGGAAGCTCGCAACGCCGCCCGGTTCCAACACCCCAACGCGATCGTGGTGTTCGACATCGCCGAGCACGAGGGGGACCCGTGCCTGGTGATGGAGTACCTGCCGTCGCGGAGCCTGTCGGCGATCCTCGTCGAGCACGAGACCCTGCCGGTCCCGGAGGTCGCGCGCATCGGCGAGCAGGTGGCCTCGGCGCTGATCGCGGCCCACCGCGCCGGCATCGTGCACCGCGACATCAAGCCGGGCAACATCCTCATCGACGACAACGGCGTTTGCAAGATCACCGACTTCGGCATCTCGCGCGCCACGGGCGACCTCACCCTCACGCAGACCGGCCTCATCGGCGGGACCCCGGCCTACCTTGCTCCCGAACTGGCCAGGGGCGCCGACCCGAAGCCCAGCTCCGACGTGTTCGCCCTCGGCGCCACGCTGTACCACGCGATCGAAGGCGTGCCCCCGTACGGGGACAACACCAACCAGCTCGCGCTGCTCTACGCCGCCGCCAGCGGCAAGATCAACCCCCCGCAACAGGCGGGGCCCGCCACCGCGCTGCTGATGCGGCTGCTCAGCCCGGAACCCGAGGACCGGCCGAGCATGACGGAGGCCCGCGACAAACTCGCCCAGTTGGCCTCCGGGCAGTCGAACGTCGCGACCGCCATCGCGCCGCCCCCGGCGCCGAAGGAACAGACCCGTGAGATGGCCGCCACGCCGGCCGCTCCGGCGAGCCCGCCGCCGTGGCGCCGCGACAAGTCCCCGGAACCGGTTCCGCAGACACCGGCCGGCTCGGCCGCCCCGGCCCCGGCGAGTGCCTCGGCCGCCCCCGGCGACCCGTCGGAGGGCGGCACGCGGAAGAACCTGATCTTCGGAGCCGCCGCCGTCGTCGTGCTCGTCGTCGCCGCGGGCCTGGTGATCGTGCTGACCAACAGCGGCGACGAGACTCCGCCCCCGGCGGGCCCGAGCACCTCCCAGTCCTCCAGCGCCGCGCCGAGTTCGGCCCCCCCGACCACGGCCAGCAACACGGGCGGCAACGTGGCGTGGGGCTCGGCGGGACAGCTCGTGGTCGACTACTTCGGGGACCCGGCGGACGAGTGGAACCTGCTGCATCCCTCCGTCCAGGCCCTGTGGCCCAACGAGGACGCCTACGAGGAGTACTGGGAGTCCAAGGACGTGCAGTACGCCAAGAGGGCGACGGCGTACAAGCACGCCAACAACGAGGACGGCTCCGTGGACATCTCGGTCATCGTGGTCACGGGAGGCGGCGAGCAGCTCGTCTACGTCCGCGTCGTCGACCAGGGGGGAAAGCTCCTCATCGGCAGCGACCCCCGGCTGGAGAACAACCAGCAGCTCTGA
- a CDS encoding pyrimidine reductase family protein, with protein sequence MTVVHRLLPLPENLATPEPVTDAELERLYDYPDRLTRPWVQVNFVASADGAVAVADRSEGLSHPADKRVFALGRDLADVILVGVGTVLAEGYRGVRPRELRVERRRRLGLSELPPIAVVTGSCRLTPNDPIVTDTTVPPIVVTTTSAPARRKADLAAAGVDVVEAGTETVDPRLALAALAERGLLRVNCEGGPQLFASLIAADLVDQLCLTIAPLLAGAGPDRIAAGTPSSLPRSLRLDSVLHEDGFLMLRYRRIELPRS encoded by the coding sequence ATGACTGTTGTGCACCGGCTTCTGCCTCTCCCGGAGAATCTCGCGACCCCGGAACCCGTCACCGACGCGGAGCTCGAACGCCTCTACGACTATCCGGACCGGCTGACCCGCCCGTGGGTCCAGGTCAACTTCGTGGCCTCGGCCGACGGCGCCGTGGCCGTAGCGGACCGCTCCGAGGGCCTGTCCCACCCCGCCGATAAGCGCGTCTTCGCGCTGGGACGCGACCTCGCCGACGTGATCCTGGTGGGCGTGGGCACGGTGCTGGCCGAGGGCTACCGCGGGGTGAGGCCGCGAGAGTTGCGGGTGGAGCGCCGCAGGCGACTCGGGCTGAGCGAACTTCCGCCCATCGCGGTGGTCACGGGCTCGTGCCGCCTCACCCCGAACGACCCGATCGTGACCGACACCACGGTGCCCCCCATCGTCGTCACGACCACCTCGGCCCCGGCCCGCCGCAAGGCCGACCTGGCCGCCGCCGGGGTGGACGTCGTCGAAGCGGGCACCGAGACCGTCGATCCCCGGCTCGCGCTCGCCGCCCTGGCCGAGCGGGGACTGCTGCGCGTCAACTGCGAAGGCGGACCTCAGCTGTTCGCATCCCTGATCGCCGCCGATCTGGTCGACCAGCTCTGCCTCACCATCGCGCCGCTGTTGGCCGGCGCGGGCCCGGACCGCATCGCGGCGGGGACACCGAGTTCGCTGCCCCGGTCGCTGCGCCTGGACTCGGTGCTGCACGAGGACGGCTTCCTCATGCTGCGCTACCGCAGGATCGAACTCCCCCGGTCGTGA
- a CDS encoding TVP38/TMEM64 family protein, producing MVAVRRPAGVFVGLVVLGALAVAAVLVPLPGPAQVRQWAESLGVPGVVAFFVAYSVLTAAPVPRTVFNLAAGLLFGELVGVSVALVATVLSGLLGFLLARALGRDVVVRHLHRKPVRTVNDRLSGGGVLAVASLRLIPVVPFAPLSYLCGVSALPPRPYLIGTAIGSLPGTVAVVVLGDALTGTTPPALVACYAVFAVLGALGLLKAVGRTKEKTVAAAKETESNAEPTRVESPGG from the coding sequence GTGGTCGCCGTGCGTAGACCGGCCGGGGTGTTCGTGGGACTCGTCGTACTCGGTGCCCTCGCCGTCGCCGCCGTGCTGGTGCCGCTCCCCGGCCCCGCCCAGGTCCGCCAGTGGGCCGAGAGCCTCGGCGTCCCCGGCGTGGTGGCGTTCTTCGTCGCCTACTCCGTCCTCACGGCCGCCCCCGTTCCCCGCACGGTGTTCAACCTCGCCGCGGGTCTGCTGTTCGGGGAACTCGTCGGCGTCTCGGTCGCCCTGGTGGCGACGGTGCTCTCCGGTCTGCTCGGGTTCCTGCTCGCCCGCGCGCTGGGCCGCGACGTGGTGGTGCGACATCTGCACCGCAAGCCGGTCAGGACGGTCAACGACCGACTCTCGGGCGGTGGCGTGCTGGCCGTGGCCTCCCTGCGGCTGATCCCGGTGGTGCCGTTCGCCCCGCTCAGCTATCTCTGTGGGGTCTCGGCGCTGCCCCCGCGGCCCTACCTGATCGGCACGGCGATCGGGAGCCTGCCGGGCACCGTGGCGGTGGTCGTGCTCGGTGACGCCCTCACCGGCACCACGCCTCCCGCGCTGGTGGCCTGTTACGCGGTCTTCGCGGTTCTCGGCGCGCTGGGACTGTTGAAGGCGGTGGGACGGACGAAAGAGAAAACCGTTGCGGCAGCAAAGGAAACGGAATCGAACGCGGAGCCGACGCGTGTCGAATCGCCCGGCGGTTGA
- a CDS encoding AMP-binding protein produces MNLLSLLAGQTKRDPHALIAIDADPDQPQHVSRSELWRRTLQLRADLATAGVGRGDGVLVVVPAWSSVLDWHVATASLGAYVVCAAPGSSVGELADVLRRVRPRVVAAPFPWTGRETLHEAVRRCEPLGVVAPTVAVVTEPGRVPPVDPSPYDVGAGAWLPSAPTVGMPMPRTHGDELAVAFLPELAAHRESTLVRHAIDNADALGLAGDDVVLCACSVTDPVWPAFAFAAVAAGVTCLLEPSPTAESVLADVTRFGVTHVAADAALARALVDPAARPAKDVSSWRWLGVTGDPAAIADAVHHAERAFDLTATALYSSPGLYGPVALWPSTTAPEVRGRAGGRPVGDGVEVRVVDPATGSPVAPGHPGEIQVRGHVVVDSFLGDPDALPQRRTPDGWFCTGDMGTLAPDGGLRHTGRVTAGSRD; encoded by the coding sequence GTGAACCTTCTGTCGTTGCTCGCAGGTCAGACCAAGCGCGACCCGCACGCCCTCATCGCGATCGACGCCGATCCCGACCAGCCGCAGCATGTCAGTCGCTCGGAACTGTGGCGCCGCACACTCCAGTTGCGTGCCGACCTCGCTACGGCCGGTGTCGGACGCGGTGACGGCGTGCTCGTCGTGGTGCCCGCGTGGTCGTCGGTGCTGGACTGGCACGTCGCGACCGCCTCGCTCGGCGCGTACGTCGTGTGCGCCGCGCCCGGTAGCTCGGTGGGCGAACTCGCCGACGTGCTGCGCCGCGTACGGCCCAGGGTCGTGGCCGCGCCGTTTCCCTGGACCGGCCGCGAGACCCTGCACGAGGCCGTCCGTCGCTGCGAACCGCTCGGGGTCGTGGCCCCGACCGTGGCCGTCGTGACGGAGCCGGGTCGCGTCCCGCCGGTCGACCCGTCGCCGTACGACGTCGGGGCGGGCGCGTGGCTTCCGAGCGCCCCCACCGTGGGAATGCCGATGCCACGGACCCACGGCGACGAACTCGCCGTGGCCTTCCTGCCCGAGTTGGCGGCACACCGCGAGTCCACCCTCGTCCGGCATGCCATCGACAACGCCGACGCACTCGGCCTCGCCGGTGACGACGTGGTGCTGTGCGCGTGCTCGGTGACCGACCCGGTGTGGCCGGCCTTCGCGTTCGCCGCCGTCGCCGCCGGGGTCACCTGCCTGCTGGAACCCTCCCCGACCGCGGAGTCGGTGCTCGCCGACGTCACGCGCTTCGGCGTCACGCACGTCGCCGCCGACGCCGCGCTGGCGCGAGCCCTCGTCGACCCCGCCGCGCGGCCGGCCAAGGACGTGTCGTCGTGGCGCTGGCTCGGGGTGACGGGCGACCCGGCCGCGATCGCGGACGCGGTGCACCACGCGGAGCGGGCCTTCGACCTGACCGCCACGGCGCTGTACTCCTCACCGGGGCTCTACGGCCCCGTGGCCCTGTGGCCCTCGACCACTGCCCCGGAGGTACGAGGCCGTGCGGGCGGCAGACCCGTGGGCGACGGGGTGGAGGTACGCGTCGTCGATCCCGCCACGGGCTCCCCCGTGGCGCCGGGCCACCCCGGTGAGATCCAGGTGCGGGGCCACGTCGTCGTCGACTCCTTCCTGGGCGACCCGGACGCCCTGCCCCAACGCCGCACTCCCGACGGCTGGTTCTGCACGGGGGACATGGGCACGCTCGCCCCCGACGGTGGCCTGCGACACACCGGCCGGGTCACCGCGGGCAGCCGGGACTGA
- the zapE gene encoding cell division protein ZapE, producing MPTEQLTARRPEIAPDELISSLVPPPRFDGVRFSTYVPNPDEPSQAEAVTACSAFAERVGGSGGAAKGWRALFGRGRKQADRPGLYLDGGFGVGKTHLLASIWHAVPGPKAYGTFVELTHVVGALGFGEAVRRLSGHRLLAIDEFELDDPGDTMLVNRLLRELTDAGVFVAATSNTLPDKLGEGRFAAEDFLREIQSLAAKFDVVRVDGPDYRHRGLPEPPAPYGDDELVASAENWPGATLDDFDALCDHLATLHPSRYGRLVDGVAAVHLRGVRPAKDQAIALRLVAFADRLYDRAIPVLVSGGSLGELFDEEMLAGGYRKKYLRAVSRLTALARDAVSESGARA from the coding sequence ATGCCGACCGAGCAGCTCACCGCGCGCCGTCCCGAGATCGCTCCCGACGAATTGATCTCCTCGCTCGTGCCCCCGCCCCGGTTCGACGGGGTGCGGTTTTCCACCTACGTGCCCAACCCGGACGAACCCAGCCAGGCCGAGGCCGTGACCGCGTGTTCGGCGTTCGCCGAGCGGGTGGGTGGCTCCGGTGGCGCGGCGAAGGGCTGGCGGGCGTTGTTCGGGCGGGGTCGCAAGCAGGCGGACCGGCCGGGGCTCTACCTCGACGGCGGATTCGGGGTCGGCAAGACCCACCTGCTGGCGTCGATCTGGCACGCGGTGCCGGGTCCGAAGGCCTACGGGACGTTTGTGGAGCTCACCCACGTGGTGGGCGCGCTCGGGTTCGGCGAGGCCGTGCGGCGGTTGTCCGGGCACCGGCTGCTGGCGATCGACGAGTTCGAGCTCGACGACCCCGGCGACACGATGCTGGTCAACCGGCTGCTGCGGGAGCTGACCGACGCGGGCGTGTTCGTCGCCGCCACCTCGAACACGCTGCCCGACAAGCTCGGCGAGGGCCGGTTCGCCGCCGAGGACTTCCTGCGCGAGATCCAGTCGCTGGCGGCGAAGTTCGACGTGGTGCGCGTGGACGGTCCCGACTACCGGCACCGCGGGTTGCCCGAGCCGCCCGCGCCGTACGGCGACGACGAGCTCGTCGCGTCGGCGGAGAACTGGCCGGGCGCGACGCTGGACGACTTCGACGCTCTGTGCGACCACTTGGCGACCCTGCATCCCTCCCGCTACGGCAGGCTCGTCGACGGCGTGGCGGCCGTGCACCTGCGCGGGGTCCGGCCGGCGAAGGACCAGGCCATCGCGCTGCGGCTGGTGGCGTTCGCCGACCGGCTCTACGACCGTGCCATCCCGGTGCTGGTCTCCGGCGGCTCGCTGGGGGAGCTGTTCGACGAGGAGATGCTCGCGGGCGGCTACCGGAAGAAGTACCTGAGGGCGGTCAGCAGGCTCACCGCGTTGGCTCGGGACGCCGTGTCGGAGTCCGGAGCTCGGGCCTGA
- a CDS encoding alpha/beta hydrolase — protein MPRRGRARRQLVTAVLVGLCAASCTAGPSSRPAVLEGENAPAPASDTEDSPNVPLPDLAEPRNSSLAWEDCDPDLLDGLDVADSLPVSCARITLSLDAPGLPGLGLTRIGLTKVGTGRIPLVVVNDVGGEPGTRYAVRLAETLPEDVLSTFSLIGVDRRGTGISEPVNCIPQPERETLLAHDPTTTVEPLLDAARTAGQQCAIALEDVQTAYDSWRTAGDLEELRVQLGVERLNILGHGDGSVPAAYYASRFPAHAGRIVLDGVPDPSSDTASVLSDVAASAEATLDEFAADCARRNCPLGEDARAAVTELIDDARARPLRIDDHRVSATLVQRAVLSGLSQPARWPELADAVAAARQGDGGPLFAFVSSWVDDTDYRVPRIDGVLVTHCNDTATRLPTDQLRETSRKLGTEHPVFGPMLAQQLVWCGPWPNRQEDVPDLGSPEAPPILVLSTATDPMTPEKGTIRAVERMPGAVRVAWQGAGHGALGSPCIGEEVSAFLVDGEVPRDGTLCPA, from the coding sequence GTGCCACGCCGTGGTCGCGCTCGCCGCCAGCTCGTCACAGCCGTCCTGGTCGGACTGTGCGCGGCGAGTTGCACGGCGGGACCGTCGTCCCGCCCCGCCGTGCTCGAAGGCGAGAACGCCCCCGCCCCGGCCTCCGACACCGAGGACTCGCCCAACGTGCCGCTGCCCGACCTCGCCGAGCCGAGGAACTCCTCCCTGGCGTGGGAGGACTGCGACCCCGACCTGCTGGACGGTCTCGACGTGGCCGACTCGCTGCCGGTGTCCTGCGCGCGGATCACGCTCTCGCTCGACGCCCCCGGCCTTCCGGGGCTCGGCCTCACCCGGATCGGGCTGACGAAGGTGGGCACCGGGCGCATCCCCCTGGTGGTGGTCAACGACGTCGGCGGGGAACCCGGCACCCGGTACGCGGTGCGCCTGGCCGAGACCCTGCCCGAGGACGTGCTGTCGACCTTCTCGCTCATCGGGGTCGACCGCCGGGGCACGGGCATCTCCGAACCGGTGAACTGCATCCCCCAGCCCGAACGCGAGACCCTGCTGGCGCACGACCCGACCACCACGGTCGAGCCGCTCCTCGACGCGGCGAGGACGGCGGGACAGCAGTGCGCGATCGCCCTGGAGGACGTCCAGACCGCCTACGACAGCTGGCGCACCGCGGGGGATCTGGAGGAGCTGCGCGTGCAGCTCGGCGTCGAGCGGCTCAACATCCTCGGCCACGGCGACGGCTCCGTCCCCGCCGCCTACTACGCCTCCCGGTTCCCCGCGCACGCGGGCCGGATCGTGCTCGACGGCGTGCCCGACCCCTCCTCCGACACGGCCTCCGTGCTCTCGGACGTGGCCGCGAGCGCGGAGGCCACGCTCGACGAGTTCGCCGCCGACTGCGCCCGCCGCAACTGCCCCTTGGGGGAGGACGCCCGCGCGGCCGTGACGGAGCTGATCGACGACGCCCGCGCGAGGCCACTGCGCATCGACGACCACCGGGTGAGCGCCACGCTCGTGCAGCGCGCAGTGCTGTCGGGGCTTTCCCAGCCCGCGCGCTGGCCGGAGCTCGCCGACGCCGTCGCCGCCGCCCGGCAGGGAGACGGCGGCCCCCTGTTCGCGTTCGTTTCGTCCTGGGTCGACGACACCGACTACCGCGTTCCGCGGATCGACGGCGTGCTCGTGACCCACTGCAACGACACCGCGACCCGGCTTCCCACCGACCAGCTCCGCGAGACCTCCCGCAAGCTCGGCACCGAGCACCCCGTGTTCGGCCCGATGCTGGCCCAACAACTGGTGTGGTGCGGGCCGTGGCCGAACCGGCAGGAGGACGTCCCGGACCTCGGGTCTCCCGAGGCCCCGCCGATCCTGGTGCTGAGCACCGCCACCGACCCGATGACGCCCGAGAAGGGCACCATCCGGGCGGTGGAGCGGATGCCCGGCGCCGTGCGGGTGGCCTGGCAGGGCGCGGGACACGGCGCGCTCGGCTCCCCGTGCATCGGCGAGGAGGTCTCGGCGTTCCTCGTGGACGGCGAGGTGCCGAGGGACGGGACGCTGTGCCCGGCGTGA